The region GTTTCGTCGCGAGACTTGTATGCTCGCGGTATGAAGCGCACGTCGTTCGCCCGGTGGCCGTGCTCGATCGCGCGGACGATGGACCTGCTCGGCGACTGGTGGACGCCGCTGGTGCTGCGGGAGGCGTTCTACGGCGTGCGGCGCTTCGACGACTTCCAGCAGGAGCTGGGGATCGCGCGCAACACCCTCTCGGAGCGGCTGCGCCGGCTCGTCGAGGAGGGGCTGCTGGAGAAGCAGCAGTACGACACCGCCCCGGCGCGCTACGAGTACCTGTTGACCGAGAAGGGGCGGGATTTCTTCGGCGTGCTGGCGGCGATGTCGCGGTGGGGTGACCGGTGGCTCGTGGGCGAGGAGGGGCCGCCGGTGACCCTGCACCACGACAGGTGCGGACACGACAGCCACGCCGAGGTGGTGTGCGCGGTCTGCGGCGAACCGCTGCGCGCGGAGGAGACCAGCAAGCGGATGGGGCCGGGCTACCCGCCCCGTCTCGCGGACCGCCCCGACGTGCGCA is a window of Saccharopolyspora erythraea NRRL 2338 DNA encoding:
- a CDS encoding winged helix-turn-helix transcriptional regulator is translated as MKRTSFARWPCSIARTMDLLGDWWTPLVLREAFYGVRRFDDFQQELGIARNTLSERLRRLVEEGLLEKQQYDTAPARYEYLLTEKGRDFFGVLAAMSRWGDRWLVGEEGPPVTLHHDRCGHDSHAEVVCAVCGEPLRAEETSKRMGPGYPPRLADRPDVRKRFAR